The following are from one region of the Salvia splendens isolate huo1 chromosome 2, SspV2, whole genome shotgun sequence genome:
- the LOC121791986 gene encoding uncharacterized protein LOC121791986 isoform X2 produces MASPNLSATAASSSASSAASSSVGSGSRQITDIRAPLWDHVTILEKPKPGGGNILWRCNYCPFSKSTSYTRVEAHLLQKLRQGIKTCPNVSFEMLSDMRREVEKCKELLERSKACTVSLPVAPSDNSKRTKRGPVSQLEKSWALQDRKHLDALIVRAMFSGGISFNFLRNPYFREAFAFACSRNLPSYTIPGYNRARESLLKQERRHIETLLESTKSTWPEKGVTICSDGWSDPQRRPIINFTAVSEKAPMFLRADNCEGEYKSKEYIAEKLRAIIDEVGRQNVVQIITDNAANCKGAGLLIEAENDHIFWTPCVVHTLNLAMKNICEPKLPRTPTDEDMQVWSRLEFINNVKVEATMIKNFIMNHGMRLSMFNEFSHLKLLSIAETRFASVVCMLKRFVEVKAALQHMVISDKWSIYKEDASTAQHVKEKILSDVWWGNVEYILRFTSPIYDMIRFADTDTPCLHLIYEMWDSMIEKVKKEIYLYEGKEPNEESDLYSVIHDILIARWTKGNNPLHCLAHSLNPRFYSNMWLQEGAGRLPPHKDKEISQMRMTCFKKFFRIPQELAAVKEEYARFSSCSEEFNDPDSIHDRWAVSPMTWWTNHGQSIPLLMSLAMKLLSQPASSSCCERNWSTYSFIHSVKRNALTPERAEDLVFVHSNLRHLSRRTDAYKKGETRMWDVGGDSFDSLSGVGLLEVADLSIDEPELQAVSFGLGDAEDEGVELEETGNEEEA; encoded by the exons ATGGCATCTCCAAATCTGAGTGCTACTGCTGCTAGTTCTAGTGCTAGTTCTGCTGCTAGTTCTAGTGTTGGATCTGGGTCCAGACAAATAACTGATATCAGGGCTCCATTGTGGGATCATGTCACCATTCTAGAGAAGCCTAAACCTGGTGGAGGAAATATATTATGGAGATGCAACTATTGTCCATTTTCAAAAAGCACTAGCTATACAAGAGTTGAAGCTCATTTGCTGCAAAAATTAAGACAGGGGATTAAGACATGTCCAAATGTTTCATTTGAAATGCTGAGTGACATGAGGAGGGAAGTGGAAAAGTGTAAGGAGCTATTGGAAAGATCAAAGGCATGCACTGTTTCTTTGCCTGTAGCTCCTTCAGACAACAGCAAGAGGACCAAGAGGGGGCCTGTTTCTCAATTGGAAAAATCATGGGCATTGCAAGACCGCAAGCACTTGGATGCTTTAATTGTTAGAGCAATGTTTTCTGGAGGGATTTCTTTCAACTTTCTGAGAAACCCATATTTTAGAGAAGCTTTTGCATTTGCTTGCAGCCGCAATTTGCCAAGTTACACAATACCTGGGTATAACAGGGCAAGGGAATCACTGCTCAAGCAAGAAAGAAGGCACATAGAGACTCTATTGGAGAGTACAAAGAGCACATGGCCAGAGAAAGGGGTCACAATCTGCTCTGATGGTTGGTCAGATCCTCAGAGGAGGCCAatcatcaacttcaccgctgtTTCTGAGAAAGCACCAATGTTTTTGAGGGCTGACAATTGTGAAGGAGAATACAAGTCAAAAGAATATATTGCTGAGAAGTTGAGGGCTATCATTGATGAAGTAGGTCGACAAAATGTGGTACAAATCATCACAGATAATGCTGCAAATTGCAAAGGTGCGGGTCTTTTAATTGAAGCTGAAAATGATCACATATTTTGGACACCTTGTGTAGTGCATACTCTCAACCTTGCTATGAAAAATATATGTGAACCTAAACTGCCAAGGACACCTACTGATGAGGATATGCAGGTTTGGAGTCGATTAGAATTTATAAACAATGTCAAAGTTGAGGCTACTatgatcaagaatttcataatgAATCATGGCATGCGTCTTTCCATGTTTAATGAGTTCAGCCATTTGAAGTTGCTCTCTATTGCTGAAACAAGATTTGCATCGGTTGTGTGTATGCTAAAACGGTTTGTTGAGGTAAAAGCAGCTCTCCAACACATGGTGATTAGTGACAAATGGAGCATCTACAAAGAGGATGCTTCAACTGCCCAACATGTAAAGGAAAAAATACTAAGTGATGTCTGGTGGGGCAATGTGGAATACATTCTTAGGTTCACTAGTCCTATCTATGATATGATACGCTTTGCGGACACCGACACCCCGTGTCTTCACTTAATCTATGAGATGTGGGATTCAATGATTGAGAAAGTGAAGAAAGAAATATATTTGTATGAAGGGAAGGAACCAAATGAGGAGTCAGACCTCTACTCTGTTATTCATGATATATTGATTGCTAGGTGGACAAAAGGCAATAATCCACTTCATTGTTTGGCTCATTCACTCAATCCAAG ATTTTACAGCAACATGTGGCTTCAAGAAGGTGCTGGCCGACTACCCCCCCACAAGGACAAGGAAATATCACAAATGAGGATGACTTGCTTCAAGAAATTCTTTCGCATACCGCAAGAGTTGGCTGCAGTGAAGGAAGAATATGCAAGGTTTTCTAGTTGTTCAGAAGAATTCAATGACCCTGATTCTATACATGATAGATGGGCTGTTTCCCCAATGACATGGTGGACAAATCATGGACAATCTATCCCTCTTTTGATGAGTTTGGCCATGAAACTGCTCAGCCAACCGGCCTCTTCTTCTTGCTGTGAAAGAAATTGGAGCACATATAGCTTCATCCATAGTGTCAAGAGAAATGCCTTAACTCCTGAGCGGGCTGAAGATTTGGTCTTTGTGCACTCAAATCTGAGACATTTGTCAAGAAGAACTGATGCATACAAGAAAGGAGAGACAAGGATGTGGGATGTTGGGGGAGATTCTTTTGATTCCCTTAGTGGTGTTGGTCTTCTTGAAGTTGCTGACCTCTCCATTGATGAACCTGAGTTGCAGGCTGTATCATTTGGATTGGGTGATGCCGAGGATGAAGGTGTGGAGCTGGAGGAGACGGGGAATGAGGAAGAAGCTTGA
- the LOC121792010 gene encoding DNA topoisomerase 2-binding protein 1-A-like — MAAKVFSGANVCLSRNLVPPELFDALHDALKFNGAQVILSCDPSRNGPADYHVIASAEHEKFEYLRSKDCKLLGPQCVLFCAKERRKLPNHGYTCCFALDGVNIVTSGFDEDVKANIGKKVTAMGGQLTKKASSDVSFVIVKDVLVQKYKWALTQVKKPIVTTEWLDQCWKEHRVVSHEPYRVPPFSGLTICVSGIPADERKEMEKLIIQNGGIYSAELTKRCSHLICDAPEGDKYMVAKRWRIIYIVNRKWFHQSIARRACLMEASFPVQQSSSVSTLKTLEHHTQGKCTRNSQPISSSNPSVSESDTNLSAQDMKPDVENLLTNILCTSPEVPHMSKRGNDGPTEKQKNVPDFTQCVADDSESEDGDLYLSECRILLLGFEASELRKLVSMVRQGGGSRYMSVRENLTHVVVGNPSEKEIKEIRSLAAFGVISIVKTSWLEECIKKKKDVPVFQGHIAYDLLLQKDSVVINGTTATSLACLKVGNLSVPKLADNNIVENENSQSDILFGLKEDSKVKGQSILNNGIKDMKSSTVFRGKLFQFSSTFPEEQRPEIVMWVTEGGGKVVPDQNRKYVHFIVERHGVVSSLTHASSTSYITPHWIHSCKEEGCLLDIGSHILYSPLQCKIPLPGFEAYRLCVLGYDMKEKQLLRNLCFILGLKYAEKLTEKVTHLLSKFAQGDKYQAACRWGMNVVTADWIYECAKQNKVVDVKWFLPKELTSQDRQPGTYFMSQYPAHSDRSTSADDVSQLPSQPHDLGNVHTIDSSVLSRDEELYSSSNKRAKLLGSHIEKHSSSSFTVDNFVSRMNYADNNTENNRVPSVVPDVAAVIEDLLEQTSKIQDLKSKETNSSHETFLSSNSTMLGQRHAASPSELGPQKQWINRSDERDDNPSDDKVPRGFYDGFSETQSDSQVVGYEEDLSGRQMIIDRVRTRSSMPGS, encoded by the exons ATGGCTGCAAAAGTGTTTAGTGGAGCGAATGTATGCCTGTCTCGGAATCTGGTCCCACCGGAGCTCTTCGACGCGCTGCACGACGCCTTAAAGTTCAACGGCGCCCAGGTTATCCTCAGCTGCGACCCCTCGCGCAATGGACCCGCCGACTATCACGTCATCGCCTCGGCAGAGCAT GAGAAGTTTGAGTATCTTCGATCGAAGGACTGTAAATTGCTCG GTCCTCAATGTGTGTTGTTCTGTGCGAAAGAGCGTAGAAAGCTACCTAATCATGGATATACTTGCTGCTTTGCACTGGATGGTGTAAATATAGTTACATCTGGTTTTGATGAGGATGTAAAG GCCAATATTGGAAAGAAGGTCACTGCTATGGGAGGACAACTAACAAAAAAAGCATCATCAGATGTCAGTTTCGTAATTGTGAAGGATGTCCTTGTCCAAAAATACAag TGGGCTCTAACCCAAGTGAAAAAACCAATAGTCACAACAGAATGGCTGGACCAATGTTGGAAAGAACACCGTGTAGTTTCTCATGAACCTTACAGGGTTCCTCCTTTTTCTGGACTGACTATATGTGTTAGTGGAATTCCTGCAG ATGAACGTAAGGAAATGGAGAAGCTTATCATACAAAACGGTGGGATATATTCAGCTGAGCTGACAAAGAGATGCTCTCATTTGATATGCGAT GCTCCTGAAGGTGACAAGTATATGGTTGCAAAAAGATGGCGTATCATATACATAGTTAACAGGAAATGGTTTCATCAGTCTATTGCCAGAAGAG CATGCCTTATGGAAGCCTCCTTCCCAGTTCAACAATCATCTTCTGTTAGTACTTTAAAGACATTGGAGCATCACACTCAAGGCAAATGCACCCGAAATtcgcagcctatctcatcatcTAACCCCAGTGTCTCAGAATCAGACACCAATCTTTCTGCTCAGGATATGAAACCTGATGTGGAGAATCTCCTGACAAACATCCTATGCACATCTCCTGAGGTTCCTCACATGTCTAAAAGGGGAAATGACGGACCTACTGAAAAACAGAAAAATGTTCCTGATTTTACTCAATGTGTTGCTGATGATTCTGAAAGTGAGGATGGTGATCTGTACTTGTCTGAGTGCAGAATTTTACTTTTAGGCTTCGAGGCTTCTGAATTGCGGAAGCTAGTCAGTATGGTTCGCCAGGGCGGGGGCTCTCGATATATGTCCGTTAGGGAGAATTTGACTCACGTGGTAGTTGGAAATCCATCAGAAAA AGAAATCAAGGAAATAAGGAGCCTTGCAGCTTTTGGAGTTATTAGTATTGTCAAAACATCATGGCTCGAAGAATGcatcaaaaaaaagaaagatgtCCCTGTGTTTCAGGGTCACATTGCTTATGATTTACTTCTTCAAAAAG ATTCTGTAGTCATTAATGGGACTACTGCAACTAGCTTAGCATGTTTGAAAGTAGGGAATCTCTCTGTTCCTAAGCTTGCTGACAATAACATTGTTGAGAACGAGAATTCTCAATCAGACATATTATTTG GTTTGAAAGAAGACAGTAAGGTGAAGGGGCAAAGCATATTGAACAATGGCATCAAAGATATGAAGTCTTCAACTGTATTTAGGGGGAAGCTCTTTCAGTTTTCAAGCACATTTCCTGAAGAACAA AGACCCGAAATAGTGATGTGGGTTACTGAAGGTGGTGGCAAGGTTGTTCCAGatcaaaacagaaaatatgtgcactttatTGTCGAGCGCCATGGTGTAGTTTCCTCTCTGACACATGCATCCTCGACTTCTTATATTACCCCTCATTGGATTCATTCTTGTAAAGAG GAGGGATGTTTGCTGGATATTGGCAGTCACattctctattctccacttcAATGCAAAATACCGTTACCTGGATTTGAAGCATATCGCCTCTGTGTTTTGGGGTATGACATGAAAGAAAAACAGCTGTTGAGAAATTTGTGCTTTATTCTGGGGTTGAAGTACGCTGAGAAACTTACAGAGAAAGTGACTCATTTATTAAGTAAATTTGCTCAAGGTGATAAGTATCAGGCTGCTTGTAGATGGGGAATGAATGTAGTTACAGCTGACTGGATATATGAATGCGCTAAGCAG AATAAAGTTGTTGATGTGAAATGGTTTCTCCCTAAAGAGCTTACTTCTCAAGACAGGCAACCAGGAACTTATTTTATGAGCCAATATCCTGCTCACTCTGATAGGAGTACATCTGCAGATGATGTCTCTCAACTCCCGAGTCAGCCACATGATTTGGGAAATGTGCATACCATTGATTCCTCGGTTTTGTCAAGAGATGAGGAACTTTATTCTAGTAGTAATAAGAGGGCGAAATTATTAGGCAGTCATATTGAAAAGCATTCTTCGTCTAGTTTCACTGTCGACAATTTTGTCAGTAGGATGAATTATGCGGATAACAATACTGAAAATAATAGAGTTCCATCTGTAGTTCCTGATGTTGCTGCAGTTATAGAGGATTTGTTGGAGCAAACAAGCAAG ATTCAGGATCTGAAGTCAAAGGAGACAAATAGTAGCCATGAAACT TTTTTGTCTTCTAATTCTACAATGCTTGGTCAAAGGCATGCTGCTTCCCCTTCTGAACTAGGTCCACAAAAGCAATGGATCAATAG GTCAGATGAAAGGGATGATAATCCCTCTGATGATAAAGTACCGAGGGGATTTTATGATGGTTTTAGTGAAACACAGAGTGATTCTCAG GTGGTTGGTTATGAAGAAGATCTGTCTGGTAGGCAAATGATTATTGATAGAGTGAGAACGAGGAGTAGCATGCCCGGCTCATAG
- the LOC121791986 gene encoding uncharacterized protein LOC121791986 isoform X1, protein MYLFLPSLFYVIIQFFAPPIQFNYNFSSMASPNLSATAASSSASSAASSSVGSGSRQITDIRAPLWDHVTILEKPKPGGGNILWRCNYCPFSKSTSYTRVEAHLLQKLRQGIKTCPNVSFEMLSDMRREVEKCKELLERSKACTVSLPVAPSDNSKRTKRGPVSQLEKSWALQDRKHLDALIVRAMFSGGISFNFLRNPYFREAFAFACSRNLPSYTIPGYNRARESLLKQERRHIETLLESTKSTWPEKGVTICSDGWSDPQRRPIINFTAVSEKAPMFLRADNCEGEYKSKEYIAEKLRAIIDEVGRQNVVQIITDNAANCKGAGLLIEAENDHIFWTPCVVHTLNLAMKNICEPKLPRTPTDEDMQVWSRLEFINNVKVEATMIKNFIMNHGMRLSMFNEFSHLKLLSIAETRFASVVCMLKRFVEVKAALQHMVISDKWSIYKEDASTAQHVKEKILSDVWWGNVEYILRFTSPIYDMIRFADTDTPCLHLIYEMWDSMIEKVKKEIYLYEGKEPNEESDLYSVIHDILIARWTKGNNPLHCLAHSLNPRFYSNMWLQEGAGRLPPHKDKEISQMRMTCFKKFFRIPQELAAVKEEYARFSSCSEEFNDPDSIHDRWAVSPMTWWTNHGQSIPLLMSLAMKLLSQPASSSCCERNWSTYSFIHSVKRNALTPERAEDLVFVHSNLRHLSRRTDAYKKGETRMWDVGGDSFDSLSGVGLLEVADLSIDEPELQAVSFGLGDAEDEGVELEETGNEEEA, encoded by the exons ATGTATCTATTTTTGCCATCGCTTTTCTATGTTATAATTCAGTTTTTTGCTCccccaattcaattcaattataatttcaGCAGTATGGCATCTCCAAATCTGAGTGCTACTGCTGCTAGTTCTAGTGCTAGTTCTGCTGCTAGTTCTAGTGTTGGATCTGGGTCCAGACAAATAACTGATATCAGGGCTCCATTGTGGGATCATGTCACCATTCTAGAGAAGCCTAAACCTGGTGGAGGAAATATATTATGGAGATGCAACTATTGTCCATTTTCAAAAAGCACTAGCTATACAAGAGTTGAAGCTCATTTGCTGCAAAAATTAAGACAGGGGATTAAGACATGTCCAAATGTTTCATTTGAAATGCTGAGTGACATGAGGAGGGAAGTGGAAAAGTGTAAGGAGCTATTGGAAAGATCAAAGGCATGCACTGTTTCTTTGCCTGTAGCTCCTTCAGACAACAGCAAGAGGACCAAGAGGGGGCCTGTTTCTCAATTGGAAAAATCATGGGCATTGCAAGACCGCAAGCACTTGGATGCTTTAATTGTTAGAGCAATGTTTTCTGGAGGGATTTCTTTCAACTTTCTGAGAAACCCATATTTTAGAGAAGCTTTTGCATTTGCTTGCAGCCGCAATTTGCCAAGTTACACAATACCTGGGTATAACAGGGCAAGGGAATCACTGCTCAAGCAAGAAAGAAGGCACATAGAGACTCTATTGGAGAGTACAAAGAGCACATGGCCAGAGAAAGGGGTCACAATCTGCTCTGATGGTTGGTCAGATCCTCAGAGGAGGCCAatcatcaacttcaccgctgtTTCTGAGAAAGCACCAATGTTTTTGAGGGCTGACAATTGTGAAGGAGAATACAAGTCAAAAGAATATATTGCTGAGAAGTTGAGGGCTATCATTGATGAAGTAGGTCGACAAAATGTGGTACAAATCATCACAGATAATGCTGCAAATTGCAAAGGTGCGGGTCTTTTAATTGAAGCTGAAAATGATCACATATTTTGGACACCTTGTGTAGTGCATACTCTCAACCTTGCTATGAAAAATATATGTGAACCTAAACTGCCAAGGACACCTACTGATGAGGATATGCAGGTTTGGAGTCGATTAGAATTTATAAACAATGTCAAAGTTGAGGCTACTatgatcaagaatttcataatgAATCATGGCATGCGTCTTTCCATGTTTAATGAGTTCAGCCATTTGAAGTTGCTCTCTATTGCTGAAACAAGATTTGCATCGGTTGTGTGTATGCTAAAACGGTTTGTTGAGGTAAAAGCAGCTCTCCAACACATGGTGATTAGTGACAAATGGAGCATCTACAAAGAGGATGCTTCAACTGCCCAACATGTAAAGGAAAAAATACTAAGTGATGTCTGGTGGGGCAATGTGGAATACATTCTTAGGTTCACTAGTCCTATCTATGATATGATACGCTTTGCGGACACCGACACCCCGTGTCTTCACTTAATCTATGAGATGTGGGATTCAATGATTGAGAAAGTGAAGAAAGAAATATATTTGTATGAAGGGAAGGAACCAAATGAGGAGTCAGACCTCTACTCTGTTATTCATGATATATTGATTGCTAGGTGGACAAAAGGCAATAATCCACTTCATTGTTTGGCTCATTCACTCAATCCAAG ATTTTACAGCAACATGTGGCTTCAAGAAGGTGCTGGCCGACTACCCCCCCACAAGGACAAGGAAATATCACAAATGAGGATGACTTGCTTCAAGAAATTCTTTCGCATACCGCAAGAGTTGGCTGCAGTGAAGGAAGAATATGCAAGGTTTTCTAGTTGTTCAGAAGAATTCAATGACCCTGATTCTATACATGATAGATGGGCTGTTTCCCCAATGACATGGTGGACAAATCATGGACAATCTATCCCTCTTTTGATGAGTTTGGCCATGAAACTGCTCAGCCAACCGGCCTCTTCTTCTTGCTGTGAAAGAAATTGGAGCACATATAGCTTCATCCATAGTGTCAAGAGAAATGCCTTAACTCCTGAGCGGGCTGAAGATTTGGTCTTTGTGCACTCAAATCTGAGACATTTGTCAAGAAGAACTGATGCATACAAGAAAGGAGAGACAAGGATGTGGGATGTTGGGGGAGATTCTTTTGATTCCCTTAGTGGTGTTGGTCTTCTTGAAGTTGCTGACCTCTCCATTGATGAACCTGAGTTGCAGGCTGTATCATTTGGATTGGGTGATGCCGAGGATGAAGGTGTGGAGCTGGAGGAGACGGGGAATGAGGAAGAAGCTTGA